ttctccttcttcttcttcttcttcttcttcttcttcttcttctctctctggtACTGCAGCATCCAGACActgtgaggtcagaggtcatttgtttgttcattccAAGGAATAgctcagcattttgggaaacacacactgaattaaCATTGAACTAAATTAGATTAAACTATGATTTGGCTCATATTATAATATTGGCACAAAATGAACTTAAGAAGACAAAATTAAatctttaaagcagcagtgtggaggATTTAGTGGCCTCTAGTGGAGAGAACTCAGATTGCAGCTGACTGAATACCTGTCCCCTCACCCCCTGGTCCTAATTGTGTCAAACAGTCTACGGTGGCCGTCAGGTGACAAAATAGTCAGGTGTTGTAATCACTCTCACCTTTCCTTGTCTTCTTCGTCTTCCGTGTACAAGCTGCAGCATCAGCGTAAAAATGGCCTTAggtttgtccattctgggctcctgtagaaacatggtggcCTCTGTGGAGGAGGACCTGCTCCCTGTGAagatataaatggctcattctaaGAGAACGAAAACACAGTTATTAGGTTTAGGCAATTATATGCTAATAAAAATATACTTATCAGAgatgtaatttttatttatgtgttccAATGTTCAGTACCAAGAAATGGCTTCTTCTTCACAAGGTGATTGTTTATTATTAATCAtatgaaatgaagagaaaaagactgagaataagtcaggtcagttttattattttattatttagcGCCTGctcacaacagaagttattttAAGGCACTTTTtataaagagcaggtctagactgaacTCTTTATAATGTTATTTTCAGAGACCCAACAGTCATGATGATGATCGTAACAGCTTTAGTCACAACACACCTTCATTATAGATGAAGCATTGTGGTGTTACAGAGTCTATAAATCATTTTCTCTAGATGTTTGTTTGGTCCAGACCTCAGTACAAATCACATCATCGTCATTTTTATATTGTtctcagtgagtgagtgataaTTCAAAATTCCCCCTAAAACCAAGTGTACACGAGCAATGATCACATGTGAGAGGAATCAGCCTGAGCTGATAATCATGTTTCCCAGTGGTTGGAGAATGAAATCATTATGATATTACAACACTTAACAATGTGTTCTGACATTAGAGCGCCACCCAGCACCACCTCGTCCCCCTGTGTCAGCGCTCCTTCCTGTTTTTAGTTCGTCACCTGCTGATCAACAAGCTGCTTCTCTGCGACGAGTCTGAATCAAACGTCGCTGATGCACAGAATAAGACGAGAAAGTGAACAGAAGCAGCTCGGTGGTCTGTAGGAACTGAAGCCGCGGTCGACGAGCCGGCTCCATCTGTCGCTCCTGTCAccgcaccacacacacactcacaacacacaaacacaaacacacagcagtgggTTGGCATCACACTGCAGCCAACAAGCCAAGTCCTTCTGTCGTTACACAACAACAACGCACTCACATCCATGATTCTCACTTCCTGTATCTGTTCTTGTCTAACTCTTGCTGTTTGTCCTCAGTCTGGTTCCACTGTGTTTTTAGTCATTTGTCTTTATTCTCTGCAGCTCTACGACGCTGGAGGAGTGATTCTCTAAAAATACACCCTGACCTTTAAAACGTGACCTTAAcagatttctttgtttctcacaCAGAAAGGAGGAGGCTCAGACTTTGTGAAGAAATAACGtataatcacattttattcatcatGCTACACTTTAATCCaccactgtttcagtcacattttgttGACTTTGTTGACCTTCTGTCTCGATTTTATGAAGTTGGCATTTCATAATAGAATATACTGTCTGCTAAGTAGGAGCTACAGTGCCCCTCTGTGGGTAGTTAAGAGTCTAATAATGGATGGAATTTTGAATTTGAGTGATATAACTTGGCTCAAACGCCCTAACAAGAGATCCAAGCactgaataaataatttaattaagATATACCAAAGATAGAAAAATGGCAATTAATTAGATTtgtttaataataattacaataataataaacttaaGTCTTTTAAAAAGCAAGGTCATAAACCAGGAACTGAAGGTTTAGACAGTATCACATGGATAAAGTGTTACTGACAAGTAAAAACCAAACGTGTTTAGGAAAGAatgacttgtgttttttttactttaacatcCTCATGTAacttttttaagtgttttacaataacaataaagaaCCTGGAACTGAGGATATGGACAGTGTTAATGTGAGACTGGTGTTaaaggacaaacaaaaaacaaaacacatgtttaGGAAAGATGGTTTTTATGTGAAGTATAACTTTCTTTAACATCCGTTATGTGACTTTTTTGTCTGCAAAGTCCCTGAGAAATATCTGGAActaaatcaacaacaacaaagataaaGTTTTGCTTGCTAAACTCTTGATTGTTTGTGTGGAGACTTCAAACcaacaagcaaaaaaaagaatggaTGAATCTCTCAGGTGACATGACTATAAAGGTTTTCAGCTGCCCCCCCAACAGGACCCTGGATCAGACTCTGCTGTCACCACCACCTTTACCCTCCATTAACCTTCTGTTTTCACCCTCACCTTCTGCATGTACAGGAAGAACTCCCCCTACAGGACCTTGGAACCAGTGCGCCCCCCTGTGGTGCCCAACGATTATGTCTCCAGCCCCACCAGAAACAATATGGCCACGGGGCAGCTCCCCAGTCCGGCGCGCACCGCCACCCTCAACCATCGACCCCGCACATACAGGTAGTCGGGAGTGAAGGaaagagatgagatgaggaAAATGGTCCTCAGACTACAGTTCAGATTGATACCACGAGCCCAGCagtctccagtctttgtgctaagctaagctaactggctgaTGGCTGTATCGTCATATTTAGTTGGTGCCATTTCCAAAATCTTTGCTTGTGAGTCACCATCTTTCTTCCAGCTTCATCACATGTCACCTCTGCTTCAGCTtctgctgctgtcctctgtggttttattCAGCGCTGATGCTCGAGGAGTCAGTTTAGTTACAGCTGCAGTATTTCAACCATGGAGAGTTTTATTTGTAGATGgtaaaaatgtttataaacattagtATCCATCCTTCTTATTGTGGTTATTAAGAAAAACACTCATGAATAGATCCCAGTTTTTTGTCTGCTGAAGTCTGACATCACGACAgacaaaaatactgtttccgGGTCCAACTTCTGCGAGGCTAACTATTTAGtgtcattctgctgctttcattGCGACAGAAGAGAAGGggaaatggctgcagttgaCCAGTTGCAaatttcaaacaaagaaaaaataattttgatgccagcaggtgctaacattagccagctaacctagctaataTTAGCACTTGTTAGCAGCCACTAGTAATACCCCTAGTACCCCTGATATAAtctctgggttttacagggtgtttcttgctatgagtcgacatcttcatgtttcagttgtcagtccttttctgtgctgcccaactaaggtgaataaagctggtcttagctagctagcttctctattttgggcagcacagaaaaagactgacaaCCAAAATACACAGATGCGGACTCGTAGCaatgttagctaggttagctagctaactgttgtttttcctcatttgtttACGAATTGTAATTTAtcagctgcagccatttcctcttcctttccttGTCACAGTGAAAGTCAGTAAAATGACTCTTTTTTTGGACTCGGATCTGTTCaatcaacacaaacagcactgcagcagaaaacaggagaaCCTCAGTGAAGTTGGACCTGGAAACAGATTTTCATCAATTTCGAAGTCAGAACCTGACAAACAGGTTGCAGCATCACTGCTGATCAAACGCAGAGGAAACACACTGCTAATGCTGTGCTAATGTTCTGCTAACACTCTGCTAACATCCTCACAGCATCAACTAACTGATTCTCTCCTCATTCATCCAGCtttgtttcctttcctctgcGGTCCATATAACTCGGTGAGCTTGTTGGTGCTgtggatgaggaagaggaggccacCGATGAGCCattgttttattacattattttcaaattaaagttGTAATGTTTACAGATAAATATTTGACACGTACTCTGCCAACATGGAGGCTCAGAAATGGCTCTTACTTCCCATCCAATCACCACGTTCATCTGTGTGACTCTGGAgtcctcagccaatcagattgtgtgtttgcagctgttCATTGTTTCATTGCTTCTGTGCCGACATTAACTTCTGACTCCTGACAGCCTTCGCTCTGCTGTGACTCTGCTCTTTCTCTACAGGCAGCTGACTccctgtctgtctatctgtatGTACTTCTTGTCGTCTTTTCTTTTGTCACGTCTTCACTTgtatcagtttgtttttctgcttctgccACCGACTGAAGACAGCCGCGGCTGCAGGCTTTACTTATGTTTTCAGACTGTCATCATCTGTagatatctcagtaacaccttgagagaatttctttatatttggttcaaacattcacttggactcaaagatgacTTGATTAGAATCTGGTGGTCAAAGATCAAGGTCACATGAcctcaaaacatgttttagccATAGCTCAAGAATTCATTcgctaattatgacaaaattaaaCACAGGTGTCTAATGGgagaaaatgatgaagtgaCAACAATTTAATccagaaggtcaaaggtcagcttcacGTTGACATCATAATGATATGTAAAAATACTTACTGAGCACCATAACTCAAAAcacaaggagagaaaaggggaggtGTCtatatttcctgcaacttgactggttggtggagggaATACCACGtttaaagaatttaaaatgaattaacatCACATTAAAGAGCGTCACCCGTGACATGTTTTGTAGTTATTGTTCATCAACGCTGTACCACATAGTTTATTTTTAAGAAGAGAAATGTAAAGGACACAATAGAGAGCAGAACATTTCACGATCAGGTTAAAGTTGTCTTTCTCCACTGACCTGCGTTCTTAAATATCATTTTAACTAGAAACGTGTTTCATTTAATTAAGGGTAGAGAATAAGAGAAACCTGATCTTCACAGGTAGATTTCTTTGTTATTGTCTCATCAGCTTTTTACAAATAGGgtcctgcagtgatgatgtgtttctgtagtccagccctgaagttagcatcagcctggttccctccacaaaaagcagatgggattttttcattgggtaAAACCTGAAAATGGTAAAAcctaacatgctaacttacttcctggttttatgactcattcctgcaccactctatagAGACAGGGAAAGtaatagaaaagaaaaccaaCTTCAAAGCATGTGAACTGACTGTGAAGGGAAAAGCTCAGATGGGACCCTGATTGTACATTGATGATCGGTCATTAATCGTGtgtgcagtggcagcagtggaggcagtcatcccagcagcagcagtcgaagcagcagcagggaaaACAGCGGCAGTGGCTGTGTGGGAGTTCCCATCGCCGTGCCGACACCCTCCCCACCCTCCACCTTCCCAGGTAACACACAAACGTTTCTTCTGTCGTCCTGATTTCATTTGaatactttaaatatttttgatgaaTCTGTGGTTTGACTCATTCCTTCCTTTAACCTTCCTTCTGACGTCCTTCCTGAAGTTTCCCCGACTGCTGGACCAGCTAGCTCCTCATCCACTGCTCCTAACTCCTCCCCTTCCCCCTCCCCaactccctcctccttctcctcctcctcctccaccacaacCTTAACACAACCCAACGCACCCTTGCCACCAAACTCACCCTCTCACCCTGCTGACTCCCCTCCTCAATCAAACTCGCAATCGAATGCACCACCACCCGCCACCGTCTCCTCCCCGTCCTCTAACCCCGCCTCCAGCACATCTGAGACCCAGTTGGGTGTTTTGCCTGGAGAagtgtctcctctccttcctcctgcccttcctcctctttcctcctcctcctcttcctcatcaccTGCTGAAGGTGAGTTTCTCCAACTACACCACCTCCATCACCTGCTTGTTCCCTTTGTGTGGTTCTGTCTCCTCCACCTTCCTTcttcaaacagagaaaactcaCCAGGTCATTCACATGTGTTGACTGTAGGACCAGAAATATCATCacagtatttatatttaatattgatCAATGACCATTAGACCTTGAGGCTCTGttgtgcagctgctgttgtgtgcCTCTACACTGATGACAcccatgttttcatgtttgtccaTCATATTCTTGTGAACGTTGTATCTCAGTAATTCCTTGAGGGAAAgtcttcaaatttggtacaaacattcatgtgaACTCTAGGATGAAGTGGCTTGAATTTGGTAgctaaaggtcaaaggtcaaggtcactggacctcacaaaacacatttttgggcATAACTTAAGAATTCACACATTAATCAACAGCAGCTGGACCGGTTGTTGGAGGCATACAACCATGAGATGGTGATTCTAGTTCATTATAAAACATGATGTTGCACCCCTCTTTAATCAGATGGGGTAATGACTGGAGACAGAAGCGACTGCTGCTGGGGTTTGAACTAACATTAGCACATGTGGTTTGTTTGCTGTGACTGCTGGAGATGGTGTGATGCCAACGTCACTGTTTCAAATGGTGAAAAAGGTTTGTTGTGTTTACCATCCTCGTCAGCACAACAGGTATTGCTCTCCTGTTTGTCCAGCTTTAAAAATCCAGATCCACTGATAGATCCAAGAGAGGACGAGAGATGTCAGATGTCGGCCATTGTTACTGGTGGGGGGATCCTGGCTATTTTGCCACAGTTGAGGAGGGGCCACACATCTCAGCTAGTTCTGAACAtctaaagtgtttttttctcacatcaTGCGTCATGTTGACCAACAGGATTATGTTCACAGCACAATGACAGAGAGATCAAATTGTATGTGGAGTTTCTGcccattattttcattattgattaatgtgTTATTTGATATTGATTATTGAGAATCCACTTCAGGCCTTGATTCACTCTCAGGCACAGCTGGCTACAGGAGCAGTTTAGTTCAAACTTGCAGGGTACCTCTTGTGGTCGGATCATGTTCTCATCACAAATAAATTTCCACAGAATATCTGTGACCAGTCTGAGGCCTCTTCCTCTAAAGGATCttggttgtttttgtctgattcCAATTCTGTTTACTGTGTTCAGATCTAATTATACAAGAGGGAGAACAAACTAAGAGGCAGTCTTGTTCTCAGATTGACCACAGTGTACTCTGTCAAACTCCGTCTCTCTCTGCTCCGTCAGGTCCTATTGTCCCTCAGTTCTACAGTATGAACCGGCCTCAGCCACGACAGCAGACTCCACAGGTGGGGGGGTCACTGCCATACCGCCGCCCCCCCTCTGTGACCGGTCAGCCAATTGTAACACAGAACCAAGTCAACGGAGGTCCCTACTACAACCAAAGCCCAGGTACAGGACAGTAAAACCAGTCTGATGAAGCAACTGGTTTTTGGGGTGGGGGATAAACCTGGCAGCCATCTCTGAGGTACAATCAGTATCACTGAGTTTTTACATTAATTAACTcaggtttatgtgtgttttcagcctcCCCACCACCCCCATCCCTCCTCCAGTTCACCCCCCAACTCCCTCTGATGGGTTTTGTTGCGCGAGTCCAGGAGTCCAGTAAGTTTAAAAGCCATTGgcacaagtcttttttttttttttacaatcgTGTATCACAGAAATGATTCCTTACCTTCTCatcttctgctcctcctccacagtTTCAGatgctccccctcctccccctcacccAGATGCCAATCCTGAAAACCAGTCAGGGCCTGAGGAGCCCCTGCCTACTCCTCAGCCACTGGAAGATGGACATGAAGAGGAGGACTCAGCAGTAGTGGAGTACAATGACCCGTACGCTGAGGAAGACCCACCGTGGGCCCCCAGGAGCTACCTGGAGAAAGGTAACGCAACAGAAATACCCAAATATCCATGTCCCAAATCAACCACACTATAGCACTAATCAACAGCACactctgaactgaaacacagcccaATGGTctacattacccatgatccccttctccttctggagcaggaagtgttgtcactgtaacaaactcCAAACTCTGTCTCTAACTCTTGGTCTctgcgtcagtttcctggatctcagagatgaactctggttttaatgactctaagtctctttaactgatctacagttcagcatcagtctgaactctctgggtctgattccagcagtttgagctgctgactctcactcagtcagagggagatggaacCTGCTCAGgtacacagagcaacagcaggtgttcagggagcagagagggaacgACAGAgacactctccctctcacactgaaccatcacagtgatcCTGAAGCTGAGATTTTCAGGTTAAATAGTTACATCATGtttctttaacttttaaaaattattttgaatgaaGTCTGGTGTTAATGCATTACATGTTTACTGTCTTTTATGACTCTACAGGTTGGAAGTTGATTGCTTCAAATACTTCTGTATTTCTTGTTGCATTTGTTGCAAAGACTGCAGTGTTATAATGTTATGTAACATGTTGAAttgaacatgtttctgtttattgCCCTCCAGTGGTGGCCATCTACGACTACACAGCTGACAAAGAGGATGAGCTATCGTTCCAGGAAGGAGCTATCATCTACGTCATCAAAAAGAACGAGGATGGGTGGTTCGAAGGGGTGATGAATGCGACCACGGGTCTGTTCCCCGGAAACTACGTCGAGTCCATCATGCACTACGCCGACTGATAGAAAAGACGAAGAACGTTGTTGTTGTCTTGTCTGTTCAGTCCTCTGTTGTCTCACAGCTCCAGTTCAGTGTCTTGGAGCTGAGCTAGAAGGGAAGAACTGACTTgcatccattttgtttttggttcCTTTAGATCCTTACTAACCAATCACAAGCAAACCTGAgcttgtaaacaaaaaaaatcatcgGTTCACTAACATTTTATCGGGAGTATACGAGAGAATCTGATTCTCACTCCTGTAGGTGACGTTTGTTCTGCTGTCTGAGCTACATCCCTCTCTTTCTACCCCCACAGGACTGAGAGGCGTCTTCAGTGTCATCGTGTGACCAGTGTTGATGAGTTTGGTGTGAAGGTTCACAAACGTTTCTTTGACCAAAAAATGAagatgtgtttttagttttcttgtGATCACAAAAAAATTATTTCAATACTCAACATACcaagtttgttttcttgtaatcACAAAATAATTTTCTTGATGCTCAGTGACAGTtagcattaaaataaatcacGCTCCCTTTTCACATTACCACAGTTTTGCTAAAAATGgaaaagttttttctttgcattttaaaaaagttcattCGACAGTGTTGTGAAAACAATGACTGGTCACATCTGCAAAAACAATTGAAAACGCAGTAGTATGCAGCCTTGCCAGTAGATGGCGATGTAACTTGATGgtctgcagcacaaacataGATTGATAGTCCACTATTGGTGTTTTCCTGTGATGGGGCAGCATCGTCACAGTTTTCCCATTAACTGCATGTTGCCAGTTTCAGTTACAGATCATAGCTAATTCACCTGTTTCTAATGAAGCAGTTTTGTTGTTAAGagacactgaaaatacaaaagtaAGTAGTTTGTCTCTTTCTTGATGGAAGAGGCcatgaagttgtttttttctcctttgtcaAGAtggaacagaaacaggaaaacaggtCTTGTTATGTTCAGGTCATTGATTCTTTTGTGAGCACCAGAAAACAATGCATTGAATTTAACTACTTGTACACTACAATATGTCCACTCTGGGCTTCTGTAGCTCACTTCACattatttcttctctctgccctcctctcaCCCCAACCCACAACAGAAGACAGTCTTTCCCCTGAGGTGAAGACTGAGATTATTTTTAGTATTAACCATGTGATAATCccagattttaaaaacacagactgagaggaagCTGTGCAAAATCTACCCTTGCCCTAAACACTGAATCCACAAACATTCTTCCCccattttttctttccattctcTGAAACACTTTGAATATCCTGCCTTGGCCATACTTTTGACTCATGACATCGGCCAATCAAGAAAAATTGCACTTAACACTTTACACTCTACTTAATCACACTAATACTTAAAGGGTAACTCTACTGAAGTGGACGATTGTcctgcaccgattccaaagatttttgtgcCTATTAATAATTTACTCCCAAAACATGGAGAATaaagcccaggttcaaaaataccagttatccttCAAGTGTGGTTTACTGATTATCAAAAGTGATGATTTATTGGATATTTAGAGCCCCCTAGTGACAAAATATTTGCAAAGGCAGGTCTagcattttgtcatttgtgGATGAAACAGGCTTTAAAGTTATAATCCTTCAGATTTCAGTCCTGGTGGTTTAATACCAGTCAGAAATGCCAATAAGATAAAGGTCAGTCACAAACATTGTCAGATTTTTAATGAAGTTCTGAGATAATATGAGAGTATTAATTATTGTAGAACTTGTATGACAAGGTTTTAGTACCAGATACTAAGCTGTGTAAATATACACATCCCTTCAAAAGTACTTTGAACAGAGTCTAGAACCAGCTGTTTCCTTCAGTCCTGGACAAAGTGCTTATTTCAAACTGcagattttcacttttacagtCTCACCTCATCTCTTCGTCCTTGTTCTCCTGTTCTCGTCGTTATAACAGAAGCAATCAACCAGACTCTGTTTAGGTTTCTGATACTGTAGCAGAGCTGGAGCATTAAGTGGCCAGTCGATGTCTAACTAACGACGACTAAACTGACCACAACACCTACACACTATGACACCAGACGAGTGTTTGAACCAGTTTATTTTCAGATGTGTCCAAC
This genomic window from Lates calcarifer isolate ASB-BC8 linkage group LG1, TLL_Latcal_v3, whole genome shotgun sequence contains:
- the LOC108881969 gene encoding abl interactor 2 isoform X4, encoding MAELQMLLEEEIPAGRRALLDSFTNLERVAEYCESNYVQSADKQRALEETKSYTTQSLASVAYLINTLANNVLQMLDIQASQLRRMESSVNHISQTVDIHKEKVARREIGILTTNKNTSRSHKIVAPANPERPVRYIRKPIDYSVLDDIGHGVKVNGQQNMKLGGGLSRSNPPTQKPPSPPRAGKGILGKNSPYRTLEPVRPPVVPNDYVSSPTRNNMATGQLPSPARTATLNHRPRTYSGSSGGSHPSSSSRSSSRENSGSGCVGVPIAVPTPSPPSTFPGPIVPQFYSMNRPQPRQQTPQVGGSLPYRRPPSVTGQPIVTQNQVNGGPYYNQSPASPPPPSLLQFTPQLPLMGFVARVQESISDAPPPPPHPDANPENQSGPEEPLPTPQPLEDGHEEEDSAVVEYNDPYAEEDPPWAPRSYLEKVVAIYDYTADKEDELSFQEGAIIYVIKKNEDGWFEGVMNATTGLFPGNYVESIMHYAD
- the LOC108881969 gene encoding abl interactor 2 isoform X2, with the translated sequence MAELQMLLEEEIPAGRRALLDSFTNLERVAEYCESNYVQSADKQRALEETKSYTTQSLASVAYLINTLANNVLQMLDIQASQLRRMESSVNHISQTVDIHKEKVARREIGILTTNKNTSRSHKIVAPANPERPVRYIRKPIDYSVLDDIGHGVKVNGQQNMKLGGGLSRSNPPTQKPPSPPRAGKGILGKNSPYRTLEPVRPPVVPNDYVSSPTRNNMATGQLPSPARTATLNHRPRTYSGSSGGSHPSSSSRSSSRENSGSGCVGVPIAVPTPSPPSTFPVSPTAGPASSSSTAPNSSPSPSPTPSSFSSSSSTTTLTQPNAPLPPNSPSHPADSPPQSNSQSNAPPPATVSSPSSNPASSTSETQLGVLPGEVSPLLPPALPPLSSSSSSSSPAEGPIVPQFYSMNRPQPRQQTPQVGGSLPYRRPPSVTGQPIVTQNQVNGGPYYNQSPASPPPPSLLQFTPQLPLMGFVARVQESISDAPPPPPHPDANPENQSGPEEPLPTPQPLEDGHEEEDSAVVEYNDPYAEEDPPWAPRSYLEKVVAIYDYTADKEDELSFQEGAIIYVIKKNEDGWFEGVMNATTGLFPGNYVESIMHYAD
- the LOC108881969 gene encoding abl interactor 2 isoform X1; its protein translation is MAELQMLLEEEIPAGRRALLDSFTNLERVAEYCESNYVQSADKQRALEETKSYTTQSLASVAYLINTLANNVLQMLDIQASQLRRMESSVNHISQTVDIHKEKVARREIGILTTNKNTSRSHKIVAPANPERPVRYIRKPIDYSVLDDIGHGVKWLLRFKVNGQQNMKLGGGLSRSNPPTQKPPSPPRAGKGILGKNSPYRTLEPVRPPVVPNDYVSSPTRNNMATGQLPSPARTATLNHRPRTYSGSSGGSHPSSSSRSSSRENSGSGCVGVPIAVPTPSPPSTFPVSPTAGPASSSSTAPNSSPSPSPTPSSFSSSSSTTTLTQPNAPLPPNSPSHPADSPPQSNSQSNAPPPATVSSPSSNPASSTSETQLGVLPGEVSPLLPPALPPLSSSSSSSSPAEGPIVPQFYSMNRPQPRQQTPQVGGSLPYRRPPSVTGQPIVTQNQVNGGPYYNQSPASPPPPSLLQFTPQLPLMGFVARVQESISDAPPPPPHPDANPENQSGPEEPLPTPQPLEDGHEEEDSAVVEYNDPYAEEDPPWAPRSYLEKVVAIYDYTADKEDELSFQEGAIIYVIKKNEDGWFEGVMNATTGLFPGNYVESIMHYAD
- the LOC108881969 gene encoding abl interactor 2 isoform X3, coding for MAELQMLLEEEIPAGRRALLDSFTNLERVAEYCESNYVQSADKQRALEETKSYTTQSLASVAYLINTLANNVLQMLDIQASQLRRMESSVNHISQTVDIHKEKVARREIGILTTNKNTSRSHKIVAPANPERPVRYIRKPIDYSVLDDIGHGVKWLLRFKVNGQQNMKLGGGLSRSNPPTQKPPSPPRAGKGILGKNSPYRTLEPVRPPVVPNDYVSSPTRNNMATGQLPSPARTATLNHRPRTYSGSSGGSHPSSSSRSSSRENSGSGCVGVPIAVPTPSPPSTFPGPIVPQFYSMNRPQPRQQTPQVGGSLPYRRPPSVTGQPIVTQNQVNGGPYYNQSPASPPPPSLLQFTPQLPLMGFVARVQESISDAPPPPPHPDANPENQSGPEEPLPTPQPLEDGHEEEDSAVVEYNDPYAEEDPPWAPRSYLEKVVAIYDYTADKEDELSFQEGAIIYVIKKNEDGWFEGVMNATTGLFPGNYVESIMHYAD